The following are encoded together in the Notolabrus celidotus isolate fNotCel1 chromosome 9, fNotCel1.pri, whole genome shotgun sequence genome:
- the fahd2a gene encoding fumarylacetoacetate hydrolase domain-containing protein 2A isoform X1, producing MSLRNELLFQVKVELHSNSSRCRTLFSQRPLINPQRLRELSGAGMRLVQFQRRGDVGGIRVGVELAEGLGVVDLKAFDPSMPATMRELLELGDEGMQHAQRAVSSGQCVLERSDIQLLSPVLAPEKVVCVGMNYRDHCLEQNAPIPKEPIVFSKFPSAITGPFDDILLPSESQEVDWEVELAFVIGRKGKHIKEEDALSYVAGFTVANDVSARDWQMKRNGKQWLLGKTFDSFCPLGPALVTTDAVKDPHNLGVRCLVNGDTVQSSNTDQMIFKTEALVAWVSKFVTLTPGDVFLTGTPPGVGVFKNPPVFLKTGDIVECQIDQIGSIINKVV from the exons ATGTCCCTTAGAAATGAGCTTTTGTTTCAGGTAAAAGTCGAACTGCACAGCAACAGCTCGCGCTGCAG GACTTTATTTTCTCAGAGGCCTTTGATAAACCCCCAGAGGCTTCGAGAACTGAGTGGTGCAGGGATGCGTCTGGTGCAGTTTCAACGCCGTGGAGATGTGGGAGGCATCAGGGTGGGAGTGGAGCTGGCTGAGGGGCTCGGTGTAGTGGATCTGAAGGCGTTTGACCCCTCGATGCCTGCGACCATGAGagagctgctggagctgggagaCGAGGGAATGCAGCATGCACAGAG ggcTGTGTCGTCTGGTCAGTGTGTGTTGGAGCGCTCAGACATCCAGCTGCTATCCCCTGTTTTGGCTCCAGAGAAGgtggtgtgtgtgggtatgAATTACAGAGACCACTGTCTGGAGCAGAATGCCCCCATCCCTAAAGAGCCAATCGTTTTCAGCAAATTCCCCAGCGCCATCACTGGGCCGTTTGACGACATCCTGCTTCCTTCAGAGAGCCAG GAGGTGGATTGGGAGGTGGAGTTGGCATTTGTGATTGGACGAAAAGGAAAACACATCAAG GAGGAAGACGCTCTCTCTTATGTGGCTGGGTTCACTGTGGCCAATGACGTCAGTGCGCGGGACTGGCAGATGAAGCGCAACGGGAAGCAGTGGCTGCTGGGAAAAACGTTTGACAGCTTCTGTCCTCTTGGCCCTGCATTAGTGACCACTGATGCTGTGAAAG ACCCTCACAACCTTGGCGTCCGCTGTCTGGTCAACGGAGACACAGTCCAGAGCAGCAACACGGATCAGATGATCTTTAAGACGGAGGCACTGGTGGCCTGGGTCTCAAA GTTTGTGACATTGACTCCAGGCGATGTGTTCCTGACAGGTACTCCTCCAGGAGTGGGAGTGTTCAAAAATCCACCCGTCTTCCTCAAG
- the fahd2a gene encoding fumarylacetoacetate hydrolase domain-containing protein 2A isoform X2, with amino-acid sequence MRLLLRSSSTFRTLFSQRPLINPQRLRELSGAGMRLVQFQRRGDVGGIRVGVELAEGLGVVDLKAFDPSMPATMRELLELGDEGMQHAQRAVSSGQCVLERSDIQLLSPVLAPEKVVCVGMNYRDHCLEQNAPIPKEPIVFSKFPSAITGPFDDILLPSESQEVDWEVELAFVIGRKGKHIKEEDALSYVAGFTVANDVSARDWQMKRNGKQWLLGKTFDSFCPLGPALVTTDAVKDPHNLGVRCLVNGDTVQSSNTDQMIFKTEALVAWVSKFVTLTPGDVFLTGTPPGVGVFKNPPVFLKTGDIVECQIDQIGSIINKVV; translated from the exons ATGAGACTTCTCCTCCGCTCCTCTTCCACCTTTAGGACTTTATTTTCTCAGAGGCCTTTGATAAACCCCCAGAGGCTTCGAGAACTGAGTGGTGCAGGGATGCGTCTGGTGCAGTTTCAACGCCGTGGAGATGTGGGAGGCATCAGGGTGGGAGTGGAGCTGGCTGAGGGGCTCGGTGTAGTGGATCTGAAGGCGTTTGACCCCTCGATGCCTGCGACCATGAGagagctgctggagctgggagaCGAGGGAATGCAGCATGCACAGAG ggcTGTGTCGTCTGGTCAGTGTGTGTTGGAGCGCTCAGACATCCAGCTGCTATCCCCTGTTTTGGCTCCAGAGAAGgtggtgtgtgtgggtatgAATTACAGAGACCACTGTCTGGAGCAGAATGCCCCCATCCCTAAAGAGCCAATCGTTTTCAGCAAATTCCCCAGCGCCATCACTGGGCCGTTTGACGACATCCTGCTTCCTTCAGAGAGCCAG GAGGTGGATTGGGAGGTGGAGTTGGCATTTGTGATTGGACGAAAAGGAAAACACATCAAG GAGGAAGACGCTCTCTCTTATGTGGCTGGGTTCACTGTGGCCAATGACGTCAGTGCGCGGGACTGGCAGATGAAGCGCAACGGGAAGCAGTGGCTGCTGGGAAAAACGTTTGACAGCTTCTGTCCTCTTGGCCCTGCATTAGTGACCACTGATGCTGTGAAAG ACCCTCACAACCTTGGCGTCCGCTGTCTGGTCAACGGAGACACAGTCCAGAGCAGCAACACGGATCAGATGATCTTTAAGACGGAGGCACTGGTGGCCTGGGTCTCAAA GTTTGTGACATTGACTCCAGGCGATGTGTTCCTGACAGGTACTCCTCCAGGAGTGGGAGTGTTCAAAAATCCACCCGTCTTCCTCAAG
- the fahd2a gene encoding fumarylacetoacetate hydrolase domain-containing protein 2A isoform X3: MRLVQFQRRGDVGGIRVGVELAEGLGVVDLKAFDPSMPATMRELLELGDEGMQHAQRAVSSGQCVLERSDIQLLSPVLAPEKVVCVGMNYRDHCLEQNAPIPKEPIVFSKFPSAITGPFDDILLPSESQEVDWEVELAFVIGRKGKHIKEEDALSYVAGFTVANDVSARDWQMKRNGKQWLLGKTFDSFCPLGPALVTTDAVKDPHNLGVRCLVNGDTVQSSNTDQMIFKTEALVAWVSKFVTLTPGDVFLTGTPPGVGVFKNPPVFLKTGDIVECQIDQIGSIINKVV; the protein is encoded by the exons ATGCGTCTGGTGCAGTTTCAACGCCGTGGAGATGTGGGAGGCATCAGGGTGGGAGTGGAGCTGGCTGAGGGGCTCGGTGTAGTGGATCTGAAGGCGTTTGACCCCTCGATGCCTGCGACCATGAGagagctgctggagctgggagaCGAGGGAATGCAGCATGCACAGAG ggcTGTGTCGTCTGGTCAGTGTGTGTTGGAGCGCTCAGACATCCAGCTGCTATCCCCTGTTTTGGCTCCAGAGAAGgtggtgtgtgtgggtatgAATTACAGAGACCACTGTCTGGAGCAGAATGCCCCCATCCCTAAAGAGCCAATCGTTTTCAGCAAATTCCCCAGCGCCATCACTGGGCCGTTTGACGACATCCTGCTTCCTTCAGAGAGCCAG GAGGTGGATTGGGAGGTGGAGTTGGCATTTGTGATTGGACGAAAAGGAAAACACATCAAG GAGGAAGACGCTCTCTCTTATGTGGCTGGGTTCACTGTGGCCAATGACGTCAGTGCGCGGGACTGGCAGATGAAGCGCAACGGGAAGCAGTGGCTGCTGGGAAAAACGTTTGACAGCTTCTGTCCTCTTGGCCCTGCATTAGTGACCACTGATGCTGTGAAAG ACCCTCACAACCTTGGCGTCCGCTGTCTGGTCAACGGAGACACAGTCCAGAGCAGCAACACGGATCAGATGATCTTTAAGACGGAGGCACTGGTGGCCTGGGTCTCAAA GTTTGTGACATTGACTCCAGGCGATGTGTTCCTGACAGGTACTCCTCCAGGAGTGGGAGTGTTCAAAAATCCACCCGTCTTCCTCAAG